The genomic window AAAATCTGCAAGCGATAAAATATCAATATTAAAGGCATTTGTCAATCAGATTGTAGCGGCTTGGAAGCTTTATTATCAGCAACAGTATCCCTATCTTTAAATCTTAATTCAATACCTCCGCTTATTTTCAGGATAATATTAAAAATCCAGGCAAAAAAAGTGACTATTGCTGCAAAAACAACTGAAAACAACAGTCCCACAAGAATGAAGATAATTATTCCCATAACTCCTGCTGCACCGGAAAAGAGATTTATATTTGTCATGTTGATGCCAAAGGACTGCATGGTTGCCGTAATCCCGGTATTTTCAAAACCCGTTCCCGGAATCTCCAGCCCCATCCAGGACAAAAGAAAAAATACCGCAAATATTACAACTCCCAGTGCAAAAAAAATCAGATAAGCAATTATGACGAATTTAAAAACAGACCACTCGCTGATACTGCTTATTATTCTTCTGCTGATATTTGTTTTAGCCATAACATCCCCCTGTTTTATTAAAAAATAGACTTACTGAAATTGGAAAGATATCCTCTAACAGTAAGTCTATTAAAAATATAAAGAAGAACAGACAATAGACAATAGAAGAAAATTTATTCTTTATAAAATTTATTCATCAGACCTCTCAGGAAAGGAATATAATATCTCTCACCATTAAATGCTTTTACAAGTGCTATTATTGCGAAAACCCAGCAGACACCTGTAGCAAGATAGCCAAGCCATGAGAATAATAACGGTCCGATGTATGGAATAAAGCCAAGAATGACAGATATTACAATTATGCAGGCTACTTCCAGGATTCCGATAATCAAAGCCTGGAGCGCATGGAACTTGACGAATTTATTTTCTTTTTCAAGAAGATAAATTATGAGACCTCCCAGCCAGCTGAAAATGTAAGCTAACAGACATGCAATTTTTGGCTCAAGACCAGTCGAACTTTTTTTATTGATATCTGCATCTATTACTTTTTGATCTGTCATATTTCCCTCCTGTAAATAATGTTGGTGGTGTTTTTAAAAAATATTTATTGAATGCAATGGTTCAATTATATTATTTAATTAGCTCAATTAAAACAATACCATTAAAAAAAGATAAAGCAACTGCTTCTGTCAGGATTCTTCAGGAGCTGTAAATGCAGTCGATGCTACTTTATCTCCCTGCTCAAGATTCATTATCTTTACTCCCTGGCTTGCTCTCCCGAATCTGGATATGGATTTTGCAGGCGTTCTTATGACTATTCCGTTCTGAGACATGATTATCACATCATAATCTTCTCTCAGGATTCCCGCTCCTGCGATTTTCCCTTTCTTTTCGGTAACGATTATGGCTCTTACACCTTTTCCGCCTCTGCGGATCCTGGTGAATTCCGTTACAACAGTCCTTTTTCCGAAGCCATTATCAGTAAGTATGAAAAGATCGCTGTTTAAATCCCTGGCAACTACCATGGAAAGGACTTCATCCCTTTTTTCCAGCTTCATCCCTATCACGCCCTGAGTTGTTCTTCCCATTGGCCTGCAGTCCTTTTCCGAAAATCTGATTCCCTGTCCGTTTTTGGTAATCAGTATTATATCATCTTTGCCGCTTGTTCTTTCAACTCCTATAAGTTCGTCCTTTTCCCTCAGAATGATTGCAGCTATGCCGTCTTTTCTTGAAGACCTGTATTCATAAAGTGATGTCTTTTTCACATATCCTTTTTTGGTAGCCATTATTATATATTCATCTTTGCTGAATTCTTTTACAGCAATTACAGCTCTTACGCTTTCGCCCTGCCTGAATGGGAGTATGTTTACTATGGCCTTCCCTTTAGAAATTTTGCTGCCCTCAGGTATTTCGTGAACCTTGAGTTTATATACCTTTCCGAAATTGGAGAAGAACATTATAAAATTATGTGTCGAGGATATGAAAAGATGCTCTACAAAATCCTCTTCCTTAAGATTCATTCCCGTTACTCCTCTGCCGCCTCTGTTCTGCTTTCTGTAAGTAGTGACAGGAAGTCTTTTTATATATCCGCTGTGAGTAATGGAAATAACATTTTCCTCTTCCGCAATAAGATCTTCTATATCCCAGTCAGCGCTCTGGGTTGTTATTTCTGTTCTTCTTTCATCAGAATATTTCTTCCTTATTTCTTTTAATTCGTCTTTTATTATTCCGTATATAAGCTTGTCGTCGCCCAGGATTTTCTTCAGATACTGGATTTTATCCATAAGTTCCTTATATTCAGCTTTGACTTTTTCTCTTTCAAGTGCGGTAAGCCTTTGAAGCCTCATCTCAAGAATGGCCTGGGCCTGGGTATCGGTAAGACTAAATTTCTCTATAAGTCCTGCTTTTGCAGCAGGAACATCTTTGGAAGCCCTGATAAGTTTGATAACTTCATCAAGATTGTCTATTGCAATCAGAAGCCCCTCAAGTATATGTGCCCTTTCCTCAGCTTTCTTAAGTTCAAATTTTGTTCTTCTTACGACTACATCATATCTATGCTTTACATACTCATTAATTATTTCCTTAAGATTAAGCGTCCTTGGAACATTATTAACAAGCGCAAGAAGAATAATTCCGAAAGTATTTTCAAGCTGAGTGTGCTTGAACAATTGATTTGCAACAATATTGGGATCAGCTTCTCTTTTTACATCAACCACTATACGCATACCGCTTCTGTCGGATTCATCCCTTAAGTCGCTTATTCCGTCTATCTTTTTTTCCTTGACAGCATTCGCAATTCGTTCAACAAGGCTTGATTTATTAACCTGGTATGGTATTTCACTGATAATTACCTGCTGCTTGCCTTTTTTTGTCTGTTCTATATGAACTCTTCCCCTGACAGTGACAATTCCTCTTCCTGTGTTGTAAGCATCCACAATGCCTTTCATCCCCATAATTTTTCCGCCTGTCGGGAAATCCGGTCCTTTAATATAATTCATAAGGTCATTTATGCTGATTTCATTATTGTCAATATAGGCAATAACTCCGTCAATTACCTCACCCAGATTATGAGGCGGTATATTGGTTGCCATTCCGACTGCTATCCCGCTGGAGCCGTTTACAAGAAGATTGGGTATCTTTGCAGGCAGTATAATGGGTTCTTTAAGCGAACCGTCAAAATTGTCCATAAAACCTACTGTTTCTTTTTCAAGATCCGTAAGCATTTCTTCAGCAAACTCTGTCAGTCTTGCTTCTGTATATCTCATGGCTGCAGCACTGTCACCGTCAACTGAACCAAAATTTCCATGTCCTTCTACAAGCGGGTATCTGAATGAAAAGTCCTGTGCCATCCTAACCATCGAATCATATACGGCTGTATCACCATGAGGATGATACTTTCCAAGAACTTCACCAACTATTCTTGCACTTTTTTTAAACGGAGTATTATGCTTCATGCCCATGTCAAGCATTGCATAAAGAATCCTTCTGTGAACAGGTTTTAATCCGTCTTTTACATCAGGAAGCGCACGGCCGACAATTACACTCATGGCATAGCTCAGATAGCTGTCCTGCATTTCTGCTTCTATGCCTATATTCTTTATTTTTCCTCTTATCTCATAAACCATGTGGTTGCCCTTTTATAATTAATTTTAAACATCAATAAATGAAACTCCTTTTGCATTCTTCTCTATAAATTCTCTTCTCGGTTCTACTTTGTCCCCCATAAGAGTTGAGAAAATATCGTCCGCTATCAGAAGGTCTTCGATTTCAACCTTGAGAAGAGTTCTTTTTTCCGGATCCATTGTAGTATCCCATAACTGTTCAGCATCCATTTCTCCAAGACCTTTATATCTCTGAATGACATATTTTTTGTTTTTTATACTGTCAAGTATCTTCCTGAGTTCCTCGTCTGAATATGCATAATGAACATCTTTGGATTCTTTTACCTGATAAAGCGGTGGCTGCGCTATATAAACATAGCCTTCTTCAACAAGTTTTGGCATATATCTGAAAAGAAAAGTAAGTATGAGAGTCCTTATATGGGCTCCGTCAACATCCGCATCAGTCATGATTATGATTTTCCCGTATCTTGCATTTTTAACATCAAATTCATCACCTATCCCCGTGCCCATTGCTGTTATTATTGCAAGAATTTCAGCGCTTGAAAGGATTTTGTGAAGCCTTGCCTTTTCAACATTTAAAATCTTGCCTCTCAGCGGAAGTATAGCCTGGAATCTTCTGTCACGAGCCTGCTTTGCACTGCCGCCCGCAGAGTCTCCCTCAACAAGATAAAGTTCACAGAATTCAGGTTCACTCATTGAGCAGTCAGCGAGCTTGCCCGGGAGAGAGCCTGATTCAAGCATGGATTTTCTTCTGGTAAGGTCTCTTGCTTTTTTCGCTGCGCTTCTTGCATGGGAAGCATCAATACATTTTGCTACAATAGCTCTTGCCGCATCGGGATTTTCCTCAAAGAACTCTGCAAGTTTTGAATTTACAGTCGATTCCACAAATCCTTTTATTTCACTGTTGCCCAGTTTGGTCTTTGTCTGTCCTTCAAACTGCGGCTCTTTGAGCCTGACGCTGATAATAGCTGTAAGGCCCTCCCTTACATCTTCTCCCTGCAGATTCTCGTCCTTTTCTTTTAAAAGACCGGCGCTTCTCGCATAATCATTGACTGTTCTTGTAATCGCTCCCCTGAAGCCGCTGAGATGTGTTCCGCCTTCAGTGGTATTGATATTGTTTGCAAATGAAAAAATCGATTCAGAATAACCACCCGTATACTGCATTGCAATTTCTACCTCATGATTGGTTTCCTGATTATGCATATATATGATTTTCTTG from Actinomycetota bacterium includes these protein-coding regions:
- the gyrB gene encoding DNA topoisomerase (ATP-hydrolyzing) subunit B; translated protein: MTDSTYDAKDITVLEGLAAVRRRPGMYIGSTGTRGLHHMIYEAVDNSIDEAMAGFCDKIFVVINKDGSITEIDNGRGIPVNKMDRYNRPAVEIVLTKLHAGGKFGGEGYKVSGGLHGVGISVVNALSEKFIVEIRRDGYVFRQTFEKGNPVTDLVRGEKTTHSGTLVTFWPDKEIFEEIDYKSEILSTRFKEMAFLNKGLEITFVDKRQEPELRETYRYEGGVIDFIKYLCEKKDIIHKKIIYMHNQETNHEVEIAMQYTGGYSESIFSFANNINTTEGGTHLSGFRGAITRTVNDYARSAGLLKEKDENLQGEDVREGLTAIISVRLKEPQFEGQTKTKLGNSEIKGFVESTVNSKLAEFFEENPDAARAIVAKCIDASHARSAAKKARDLTRRKSMLESGSLPGKLADCSMSEPEFCELYLVEGDSAGGSAKQARDRRFQAILPLRGKILNVEKARLHKILSSAEILAIITAMGTGIGDEFDVKNARYGKIIIMTDADVDGAHIRTLILTFLFRYMPKLVEEGYVYIAQPPLYQVKESKDVHYAYSDEELRKILDSIKNKKYVIQRYKGLGEMDAEQLWDTTMDPEKRTLLKVEIEDLLIADDIFSTLMGDKVEPRREFIEKNAKGVSFIDV
- the gyrA gene encoding DNA gyrase subunit A, producing the protein MVYEIRGKIKNIGIEAEMQDSYLSYAMSVIVGRALPDVKDGLKPVHRRILYAMLDMGMKHNTPFKKSARIVGEVLGKYHPHGDTAVYDSMVRMAQDFSFRYPLVEGHGNFGSVDGDSAAAMRYTEARLTEFAEEMLTDLEKETVGFMDNFDGSLKEPIILPAKIPNLLVNGSSGIAVGMATNIPPHNLGEVIDGVIAYIDNNEISINDLMNYIKGPDFPTGGKIMGMKGIVDAYNTGRGIVTVRGRVHIEQTKKGKQQVIISEIPYQVNKSSLVERIANAVKEKKIDGISDLRDESDRSGMRIVVDVKREADPNIVANQLFKHTQLENTFGIILLALVNNVPRTLNLKEIINEYVKHRYDVVVRRTKFELKKAEERAHILEGLLIAIDNLDEVIKLIRASKDVPAAKAGLIEKFSLTDTQAQAILEMRLQRLTALEREKVKAEYKELMDKIQYLKKILGDDKLIYGIIKDELKEIRKKYSDERRTEITTQSADWDIEDLIAEEENVISITHSGYIKRLPVTTYRKQNRGGRGVTGMNLKEEDFVEHLFISSTHNFIMFFSNFGKVYKLKVHEIPEGSKISKGKAIVNILPFRQGESVRAVIAVKEFSKDEYIIMATKKGYVKKTSLYEYRSSRKDGIAAIILREKDELIGVERTSGKDDIILITKNGQGIRFSEKDCRPMGRTTQGVIGMKLEKRDEVLSMVVARDLNSDLFILTDNGFGKRTVVTEFTRIRRGGKGVRAIIVTEKKGKIAGAGILREDYDVIIMSQNGIVIRTPAKSISRFGRASQGVKIMNLEQGDKVASTAFTAPEES
- a CDS encoding DUF4870 domain-containing protein; protein product: MTDQKVIDADINKKSSTGLEPKIACLLAYIFSWLGGLIIYLLEKENKFVKFHALQALIIGILEVACIIVISVILGFIPYIGPLLFSWLGYLATGVCWVFAIIALVKAFNGERYYIPFLRGLMNKFYKE